In Phragmites australis chromosome 16, lpPhrAust1.1, whole genome shotgun sequence, one DNA window encodes the following:
- the LOC133895539 gene encoding mediator of RNA polymerase II transcription subunit 14-like — protein sequence MAGELGQQTVELGAMVRGAAEESYLALRELVEKSRAEAEARGKEGQQRSDTEKKIDLLKFVDRTRQRMLRLHVLAKWCQQVPLVHYCQQLASTLSSHETCFTQTADSLFFMHEGLQQARAPIFDVPFATEVLRTGSYRRLPKCIEEIGTQNTLFLDERRPTLKKLNTLVRAKLLETSLPKEISEVSVTDGIANLRVDGEFKVLLTLGYRGHFSLWRVLHMELLVGEKTGPIKLEETRRYALGDDIERRMANTDNPFMILYTVLHELCISLVMDTVIRQANVLRQGRWKDAIKSELISDSSATQSGNNAPVQLGQDGELDSSGFRIPGLKVNYWLDEKSSGSAEPDLSPFISIEAGKDMLIKCLHSSFILDPLTNKEADLSIDLSCIDVEALILKAIACNRHTCLLEIQRELRKNVQISQSPTDVVLKREEVHLGKKVDGRNFENSCTNEVLQVRAYGQSYIHLGINIRSGRLLFQSSKNILPPSALLESEEALNKGSLTASEVFVSLKTRSILHLFAATGRFLGLKVYSQSQVTLKIPKSVLYGSDFVVMGFPQCANAYYLLIQLDNDLRPVFHLLETWIDGSNKSNADAATDANEAIRFNRIDINSMQIGENEYSVNLFDAEKVLQDMVNYNQSIEGRLRQSGNSELVPLIPSFSPSFSSVVDEVFGSDPSSSTVENQLLPPYSSPSTHLSSIQVDLEGVTGTAGLPELGRNFMYSDINTSEVTPSVTLNSNLLSNLNYAKGTNAFSSSVPAGISFMSSDCKSGQDLSSLRSPEGHGIVHGSKSLQLLSSDGQRVLGNISTAKPGGPSRKRSVSEFLLNIPSLQQSRISDGPTKRRKVPERMKDGVVFMAYSSSAQSGKPLTYGNVLTEENHCVTSATYASVLRHVIKHCSLCIKYAQLTTQMNSLGIPYAEEVGLWTSSSSNLWLRLPFPKEDSWKHVCLHLGNAARMSWDVRINDPYYSSLWKVHGGSTTTEWGVGVRIANTSEIDSHITFDDDGVILTYHTVEADSIQKLVSDLQRLSNARAFSCGMRRSIGIKVDDKLEEKVTSSETKLHPARKGSRHRLSEQMRRIFRIEAVGLMSLWFSHGAVPMVHFVVEWEAGNSGCTIHVSPDQLWPHTKFLEDFVNVGEVASFLDCIRLTAGPLLALSSAIRPAKMPVTVPTGYSSAPKQNNIPSQGAPANDSSSTTMQNVSVPLGPAITHVNNHNLQSSVLSATGRGGPGLVPSSSFPFDVSVVLRGPYWIRIIYRKIFSVDIRCFAGDQVWLQPATPPKGGPSVGGSLPCPQFRPFIMEHVAQGLNAFEPGFMSARHSGAQLKANANTASGSQQSAPAPNRFNGAHGVAISGPIPNVGKRVVPSFTRAGSAMVASSKFASGIAGAPAHFSPGTNLPVHMKGELNSAFTGLGDDGGYGGSWVPLAALKKVLRGILKYFGVLWLFSQFPELLKEILGSVLKENEGALLNLDQEQPALRFFVGGYVFAVSVQRLQLLLQVLNVKRFHHQQQQQQAQSPSQEELATSDINEICDYFSRRVACEPYDASRVASFITLLTLPISVIREFIKLFAWNKSQFEAHGEIASAQRAQVELCLEKHQGSVPNDYAESSSSSKSNINHDRANHSVDFGLTFVLDHALIHRMSVSGGASWLPYCVSVRLRYTFGDNGHITFLAMEGSHGGKACWLQYEDWERCKQTVARAVETVNGSPAIGDTGQGRLRMVAEMVHKQLQLSLQQLRDGPLSASSNIP from the exons ATGGCGGGGGAGCTGGGGCAGCAGACTGTGGAGCTGGGGGCGATGGTGCGGGGGGCCGCGGAGGAGTCGTACCTGGCGCTTCGGGAGCTCGTGGAGAAGTCgcgcgcggaggcggaggcccGGGGGAAGGAGGGGCAGCAGAGGTCGGACACTGAGAAGAAGATCGACCTGCTCAAGTTCGTCGACCGCACGCGGCAGCGCATGCTCCGGCTCCATGTCCTCGCTAAGTGGTGCCAGCAG GTTCCTCTGGTTCATTATTGCCAGCAGCTTGCGTCAACGCTCTCTAGCCATGAAACATGCTTCACCCAAACAGCAGACTCACTGTTCTTTATGCACGAGGGACTGCAGCAGGCCCGTGCTCCCATTTTCGATGTTCCATTTGCTACAGAAGTCCTACGTACAGGGAGTTATAGGAGATTACCAAAATGTATAGAGGAAATAGGTACACAGAATACACTTTTTCTGGATGAAAGAAGGcctactttgaagaaattaaataCACTTGTACGGGCAAAATTACTTGAAACCTCACTTCCTAAAGAAATATCTGAGGTTTCAGTGACTGATGGGATAGCAAATCTTCGTGTAGATGGAGAGTTTAAAGTTCTTCTTACATTGGGCTACCGTGGGCATTTCTCGCTGTGGAGGGTATTGCACATGGAGTTACTTGTTGGTGAGAAGACTGGACCTATTAAGCTTGAAGAGACAAGACGATATGCTTTGGGCGATGATATTGAACGGAGAATGGCTAACACTGACAATCCCTTCATGATATTGTATACAGTACTGCATGAGTTATGCATCTCTCTTGTTATGGATACTGTAATTAGGCAGGCTAATGTTCTACGGCAAGGTAGATGGAAGGATGCAATAAAATCTGAACTTATCTCAGATAGTAGTGCAACACAAAGTGGgaataatgctccagtgcagCTTGGTCAAGATGGGGAGCTAGATTCAAGTGGGTTTAGGATACCTGGTTTGAAGGTGAATTATTGGCTAGATGAAAAAAGCAGTGGCTCAGCAGAACCTGATTTATCCCCATTTATCAGTATTGAGGCAGGGAAGGATATGCTGATAAAGTGTTTGCACAGCTCATTTATACTGGATCCACTTACCAACAAAGAGGCTGATCTTTCTATTGATCTGAGTTGCATTGATGTTGAAGCACTTATTTTGAAAGCAATTGCTTGCAATAGACACACTTGTCTTCTAGAAATTCAAAGGGAATTGAGGAAAAATGTTCAAATTTCGCAATCACCTACTGATGTTGTCCTGAAACGAGAAGAAGTTCATTTAGGAAAG AAAGTGGATGGAAGGAACTTTGAGAATTCTTGTACAAATGAAGTTCTTCAGGTTAGGGCGTATGGACAATCGTATATTCACCTTGGGATAAATATCAG GAGTGGTCGCCTCCTCTTTCAATCATCCAAAAATATCTTGCCACCTTCTGCGTTGTTAGAATCTGAAGAAGCTCTAAACAAAGGGAGTCTTACAGCAAGCGAGGTTTTTGTGAGCTTAAAGACCAGGAGCATCCTCCACTTATTTGCTGCAACTGGAAGGTTTCTGGGCCTGAAG GTTTACTCTCAGTCTCAGGTTACTCTAAAGATTCCAAAGTCCGTGTTATATGGTTCAGATTTTGTGGTCATGGGGTTTCCTCAGTGCGCAAATGCCTATTATCTCTTGATACAACTTGATAATGACCTTAGGCCTGTTTTTCATTTGCTTGAGACATGGATTGATGGAAGTAACAAGTCTAATGCCGATGCTGCGACCGACGCTAACGAAGCCATAAGGTTTAATAGGATTGACATTAACAGTATGCAAATAGGTGAAAATGAATACAGTGTGAACCTTTTTGATGCTGAGAAGGTGCTACAAGACATGGTTAACTACAACCAAAGTATTGAAGGTAGACTAAGGCAAAGTGGAAATAGCGAGCTTGTGCCCTTAATACCTTCATTTTCGCCTTCGTTTTCTTCTGTTGTTGATGAAGTATTTGGATCTGATCCAAGTTCTTCAACAGTAGAAAATCAACTTTTGCCACCTTATAGTTCGCCCTCTACTCATTTAAGTTCTATTCAAGTTGATCTTGAGGGAGTCACTGGCACAGCTGGCCTGCCTGAGCTGGGCAGAAATTTTATGTATTCTGACATTAACACCTCTGAAGTTACGCCTAGTGTAACCTTGAACAGTAATCTGCTGAGTAATTTGAATTATGCAAAAGGTACAAATGCCTTTTCCAGTTCAGTCCCTGCTGGAATTTCATTCATGTCGTCAGACTGTAAATCTGGTCAAGACCTTAGCTCATTGAGATCTCCAGAGGGCCATGGTATTGTGCATGGAAGTAAATCTCTTCAACTTCTTTCTTCAGATGGCCAACGAG TTTTGGGAAATATCTCTACTGCAAAACCTGGAGGGCCTTCTAGAAAACGATCTGTTTCGGAGTTTTTGTTGAATATCCCATCATTACAACAATCCAGAATCAGTGATGGGCCAACAAAACGAAGAAAAGTACCAGAACGTATGAAGGATGGTGTTGTTTTTATGGCATATTCATCCAGTGCACAATCTGGAAAACCCCTTACATATGGAAATGTACTTACAGAAGAAAATCATTGTGTTACATCAGCTACTTATGCTTCTGTACTTCGTCATGTCATAAAGCACTGTTCACTTTGTATCAAATATGCTCAACTGACTACCCAGATGAATTCTCTTGGCATCCCATATGCCGAAGAAGTAGGGCTGTGGACATCATCATCCTCTAATCTTTGGTTGCGGTTACCTTTTCCCAAAGAGGATTCCTGGAAACATGTATGCTTACACCTAGGTAATGCTGCACGTATGTCTTGGGATGTTAGGATCAATGATCCATATTACAGTTCACTCTGGAAAGTACATGGTGGCAGCACTACTACTGAATGGGGTGTTGGTGTTCGCATAGCGAACACTTCTGAAATAGATTCACATATCACTTTTGATGATGATGGGGTCATTTTGACTTATCATACTGTTGAGGCTGATAGTATACAGAAGCTTGTCTCAGATTTACAACGGCTTTCAAATGCTCGTGCATTTTCTTGTGGAATGCGGAGATCGATTGGTATAAAAGTTGATGACAAGCTAGAAGAAAAAGTGACATCTTCAGAGACGAAGTTACATCCTGCAAGAAAAGGTAGTAGACACAGGTTATCTGAACAGATGAGGAGAATTTTCAGGATTGAAGCTGTTGGTTTGATGAGCTTGTGGTTCAGTCATGGTGCCGTGCCTATGGTTCACTTTGTTGTTGAGTGGGAGGCTGGTAATAGTGGTTGCACAATCCATGTTTCTCCAGACCAACTTTGGCCACACACAAAG TTTTTGGAGGATTTCGTGAATGTGGGTGAGGTAGCTTCATTCTTGGACTGCATCAGGCTTACAGCTGGACCTTTACTTGCCCTTAGTAGTGCGATTCGCCCTGCGAAGATGCCTGTAACAGTTCCTACTGGTTACAGTTCTGCACCAAAGCAAAACAACATTCCATCACAGGGGGCTCCGGCAAATGACTCATCATCGACTACTATGCAAAATGTATCTGTCCCACTGGGCCCTGCAATTACCCATGTTAACAATCATAATCTTCAGAGTTCCGTGCTGTCTGCTACAGGGCGGGGTGGGCCTGGACTAGTTCCAAGCTCATCATTCCCTTTTGATGTTTCTGTTGTGCTCCGTGGACCATATTGGATACGCATTATATATCGCAAGATTTTCTCTGTTGACATACGCTGCTTTGCTGGGGATCAGGTATGGCTGCAGCCAGCAACCCCTCCAAAAGGTGGACCTTCAGTGGGTGGATCTTTACCTTGTCCACAATTTCGACCATTCATAATGGAGCATGTTGCTCAGGGTCTAAATGCTTTTGAACCCGGTTTTATGAGTGCTAGACATAGTGGTGCACAGTTGAAGGCCAATGCCAATACAGCTTCTGGAAGTCAGCAATCAGCCCCTGCTCCGAATCGCTTTAATGGTGCTCATGGTGTTGCTATTTCTGGCCCAATTCCAAATGTTGGTAAAAGGGTGGTACCTAGTTTCACTCGAGCAGGCAGTGCCATGGTGGCATCTTCAAAATTTGCTTCAGGAATTGCAGGAGCCCCCGCACACTTTTCTCCTGGAACAAACCTTCCTGTTCATATGAAGGGTGAGTTGAACTCAGCTTTTACTGGTCTTGGGGACGATGGTGGCTATGGTGGTTCCTGGGTTCCTCTTGCTGCTCTTAAGAAGGTGTTGCGAGGCATACTTAAGTACTTTGGAGTTCTATGGTTGTTCTCGCAGTTTCCTGAACTTCTGAAAGAGATATTAGGGTCAGTTTTGAAAGAGAATGAAGGAGCACTTTTAAATTTGGATCAGGAGCAGCCAGCACTGCGTTTTTTTGTGGG TGGTTATGTCTTTGCGGTTAGTGTTCAACGacttcaactgcttcttcaaGTTCTTAATGTCAAACGATTTCAccaccagcaacagcagcagcaagctcAGAGCCCTTCTCAGGAAGAGCTAGCAACATCAGATATAAATGAAATATGTGACTATTTCAGTAGGCGTGTCGCCTGTGAACCATATGATGCTTCTAGGGTTGCTTCTTTTATCACTTTGCTTACATTGCCCATTTCAGTCATACGAGAATTCATAAAGCTATTTGCATGGAATAAAAGTCAGTTCGAGGCTCATGGGGAAATTGCTAGTGCGCAGAGGGCCCAGGTTGAACTCTGTTTGGAAAAGCACCAAGGATCGGTTCCAAATGATTATGCGGAGAGTTCATCGTCATCAAAGAGCAATATTAATCATGACAGAGCCAACCATTCAGTAGATTTTGGTCTAACTTTTGTACTCGACCATGCTCTTATTCATCGTATGAGTGTGTCTGGTGGAGCTTCCTGGTTGCCGTATTGTGTATCTGTGAGACTGAGGTACACCTTCGGGGACAATGGTCATATCACGTTCCTTGCAATGGAGGGAAGCCATGGTGGTAAAGCTTGCTGGCTGCAATACGAAGATTGGGAAAGATGCAAGCAAACGGTCGCCAGAGCAGTGGAAACAGTAAATGGGTCTCCAGCGATTGGAGATACAGGCCAGGGAAGACTGCGAATGGTTGCTGAGATGGTCCATAAGCAGCTACAACTTTCCCTACAGCAGCTAAGAGATGGCCCCCTTTCTGCCAGTTCAAATATACCATGA
- the LOC133896366 gene encoding uncharacterized protein LOC133896366, translating into MHSQTPVAKNKTSPCRGRPTPAAAAADRHEEPARHLHATPPPPPQHPLTPSAPAATSATDSNGKAAAKKRGVQKLLRSAFKRGEHAPGASSRTGSGGHAGEEAQDLNWFSSSSASGSSGRKGHKAGGGGGDDGSADSDRSSHDSSLEFEGSKNAKAAAALRNAKIGTSYEAFPWERKMTDLLPVPNASRFLSLLLLPRAADESQTRFHCLEDTLARADAWLMSSQSSGVPIVPMNVQTEALLTKISGDTALSTVNMGSLGDLANLATVSLYGFEDYHGIDIGVVRAVRLWYAPVAGELALQIKLQPGDTRLGFAISRTEEGFIYVSSVADESTPGVASTRSGLLELYRRARCASRLLVVSRVGRDKVLPWAVSTAGDVWCADTVSLSQRLSLHRYALRPVTLGFLLWEQLTVPAVLRSAAAARTASAAQAVVLAAQDGDEASSDEMALDGDGPDIVLSKDSDDCTFRFQNIGLPDSWL; encoded by the exons ATGCATTCTCAAACGCCGGTGGCCAAGAACAAGACCAGCCCATGCCGGGGCCGGCCGACGCCAGCGGCGGCTGCGGCAGACCGCCACGAGGAGCCAGCACGGCACCTGCACGCCacccctcctccaccgccgcagCACCCGCTGACACCAAGCGCGCCCGCTGCTACGAGCGCCACGGACAGCAACGGGAAGGCCGCGGCCAAGAAGCGCGGCGTGCAGAAGCTCCTCAGGTCGGCGTTCAAGCGCGGGGAGCACGCGCCAGGTGCGTCCAGTCGCACCGGATCAGGAGGCCACGCGGGCGAGGAGGCTCAGGACCTCAACTGGTTTTCCTCGTCGTCCGCTAGCGGGAGCAGCGGGAGGAAGGGGCACAAGGCCGGTGGAGGAGGGGGCGATGACGGCTCCGCCGACAGCGACCGCTCCAGCCATGACAGCAGCCTCGAGTTCGAAG GATCCAAGAACGCAAAGGCCGCAGCCGCGCTGCGCAATGCGAAGATCGGCACCTCCTACGAGGCGTTCCCGTGGGAGAGGAAGATGACGGACTTGCTGCCGGTGCCCAACGCGAGCCGCTTcctctccttgctgctgcttccACGGGCGGCCGACGAGTCCCAGACCAGGTTCCACTGCCTGGAGGACACGCTAGCCAGGGCTGATGCCTGGCTCATGTCGTCCCAGAGCTCAGGTGTCCCTATCGTGCCCATGAATGTGCAGACTGAGGCACTGCTTACCAAG ATATCTGGGGATACCGCATTATCGACGGTCAATATGGGATCCCTAGGAGACCTTGCAAACTTGGCGACCGTGAGCCTCTACGGGTTTGAGGACTACCATGGCATCGACATTGGTGTTGTCAGGGCGGTTCGCCTGTGGTACGCTCCTGTGGCAGGGGAGCTGGCACTGCAGATCAAGCTGCAACCGGGTGACACCAGGCTTGGCTTCGCTATAAGTCGCACAGAAGAG GGCTTCATCTACGTCTCCTCGGTGGCGGACGAGAGCACGCCGGGGGTAGCCTCGACCCGCTCCGGCCTTCTCGAGCTGTACCGCCGAGCGCGCTGCGCGTCCAGGCTCCTCGTCGTCTCACGTGTCGGCCGAGACAAGGTGCTCCCCTGGGCAGTCTCGACTGCCGGCGACGTCTGGTGCGCCGACACCGTCTCGCTCAGCCAGCGGCTGTCGCTGCACCGCTACGCGCTGCGCCCCGTCACGCTCGGCTTCCTCTTGTGGGAGCAGCTCACGGTGCCCGCCGTCCTCAGGAGCGCCGCGGCGGCCAGGACAGCGTCAGCGGCTCAGGCGGTCGTGCTGGCAGCGCAGGACGGCGACGAGGCGTCCTCCGACGAGATGGCGCTCGACGGCGACGGGCCGGATATCGTGCTCAGCAAGGATTCTGACGACTGCACGTTCAGGTTCCAGAACATCGGCCTCCCCGACAGCTGGCTGTGA